From a single Sphaeramia orbicularis chromosome 4, fSphaOr1.1, whole genome shotgun sequence genomic region:
- the tmem125a gene encoding transmembrane protein 125 produces MPELDNFPPLRDHRGPGSGLNGPADPAQIQHSILEEQVELWWFRDPGKSVLCYCVAVLLILGCGLGGVGLLSTTTSVSSEWRLGAGTALCLLALGVLLKQLLSSAVQDMNCVRSRQRIDMLKSGGLSDLLVVLITGLSLLICGGVLLRLALANHMPKPGQALNDMYISGVVLLAGGGAAVVGVGIYSVVVVLLERTRHGRRLVDRVLNIFTVSGHMDRQARRETTSSLANLI; encoded by the coding sequence ATGCCTGAACTGGATAACTTTCCCCCCCTGAGGGACCACCGAGGCCCCGGGTCGGGCCTCAACGGTCCGGCTGACCCGGCTCAGATTCAGCACAGCATCCTGGAGGAGCAGGTGGAGCTGTGGTGGTTCAGAGATCCAGGGAAGTCTGTGCTCTGCTACTGCGTGGCTGTGCTGTTGATCCTGGGCTGTGGGCTGGGCGGAGTGGGCCTTCTCTCGACCACCACCAGCGTGTCGAGCGAATGGAGGCTGGGTGCGGGGACGGCCCTCTGCCTGCTGGCCCTGGGGGTCCTCCTCAAGCAGCTGCTCAGCTCTGCAGTCCAGGACATGAATTGCGTTCGCAGCAGACAGCGGATCGACATGCTGAAAAGTGGCGGTTTATCAGATCTCCTTGTGGTTTTGATCACTGGGCTCTCGCTGCTGATTTGCGGAGGGGTTCTACTACGACTGGCCTTGGCAAACCACATGCCGAAGCCCGGACAAGCCCTCAATGACATGTACATCTCTGGAGTGGTTTTACTCGCTGGAGGAGGCGCTGCAGTGGTGGGTGTGGGAATATACTCTGTTGTGGTGGTCCTTCTAGAGAGGACAAGGCACGGACGAAGGCTGGTAGACCGGGTTTTGAATATCTTCACTGTCTCTGGACACATGGACCGCCAGGCTCGCAGAGAGACCACGTCCAGTCTGGCTAACCTCATCTGA